From Cecembia calidifontis, one genomic window encodes:
- a CDS encoding amylo-alpha-1,6-glucosidase, with the protein MSYIHFDKTQLINLNYSLDREIIRTNRGGCYTSTTIIGCNTRKYHGLLVVPQPQINEQLHVMLSTVHETVIQRGASFNLGISKFPGNYFPRGHKYLEDFTSEPIPKLTYRVGGVLLQKELILDTNRDRVMIRYTLLDAHSPTKIQIKPFLAFRGYHDLSKANDRVNRNFEKVPNGAKFQLYPEYSPLYLQLSKKNKFHSEPDWYYNFEYIMERERGYEYQEDLFYPGYFEFDIEKGESVIFSAGLTEADPSTRQRAFEKELARRVPRNNFENCLINSASQFIQRRDGKTHVVAGYPWFGWWGRDTFIASPGLTLTQGDKETFLEIMDTMVADLHGPLFPNVGSGVMRNMTSMDAPLWFFWSLQQYIIFTGDKKTVKEKYLDKMKGIIDGFRVGTDYNIHMLDNGLMYGGEEGIALTWMDAVNSDGPVTPRIGCPVEINALWYNALCFYHELSGDEEIKSIADLVKKSFNEVFWDEKRGYLADYVDGNYKDWSVRPNMIFATSLPYSPLEESQMDSILEIVKSKLLTKRGLRSLSPDDPGYKGYYHGNQYTRDLAYHNGTVWAWLLGHFVEGYLRLHGKSGKHFVEKIIQGFDEVMSQYGIGTVAEIYDGDPPHRPKGSISQAWSVGELLRMMYLVKKL; encoded by the coding sequence ATGAGTTATATCCATTTTGACAAAACCCAACTAATCAACCTGAATTATTCACTGGATAGGGAAATCATCCGGACAAATAGAGGCGGGTGCTATACCAGTACGACCATAATAGGATGTAACACCAGAAAATACCATGGCTTATTGGTAGTTCCACAGCCCCAAATCAATGAACAGCTCCACGTCATGCTCTCTACTGTGCATGAAACAGTTATCCAAAGGGGGGCAAGTTTTAATTTGGGGATCAGTAAGTTTCCAGGAAATTATTTCCCCAGGGGGCATAAGTACCTTGAGGATTTCACTTCGGAACCCATCCCAAAATTGACCTATAGGGTAGGAGGGGTGCTGTTGCAGAAGGAATTGATTTTGGATACCAATAGAGACAGGGTAATGATCCGTTATACCTTATTGGATGCGCATTCCCCTACAAAAATTCAGATCAAACCCTTCCTGGCCTTTAGGGGCTATCATGACCTTTCCAAAGCCAATGACAGGGTCAACAGGAATTTTGAAAAAGTACCCAACGGTGCCAAGTTTCAGTTGTATCCTGAATATAGTCCTTTATACCTCCAGCTTTCTAAGAAGAATAAATTCCATTCTGAACCGGATTGGTATTATAATTTTGAATATATCATGGAAAGGGAAAGGGGTTATGAGTATCAGGAGGACCTCTTCTACCCGGGTTATTTTGAATTTGATATTGAAAAGGGCGAGTCGGTGATTTTTTCTGCCGGCTTGACTGAAGCAGATCCAAGTACCCGACAGCGTGCTTTTGAGAAAGAATTGGCCAGACGTGTGCCCAGGAATAATTTCGAAAACTGCCTGATCAATTCTGCCAGTCAGTTTATCCAAAGGAGAGACGGAAAAACCCATGTTGTGGCTGGCTACCCTTGGTTTGGTTGGTGGGGAAGGGATACTTTTATAGCTTCACCAGGACTGACCTTGACACAGGGGGATAAGGAAACCTTCTTGGAAATTATGGATACGATGGTCGCTGATCTTCATGGGCCACTCTTCCCAAATGTCGGAAGTGGGGTGATGAGGAACATGACGTCCATGGATGCGCCGCTGTGGTTTTTCTGGTCCCTTCAGCAATACATAATTTTTACCGGGGATAAAAAGACCGTCAAAGAAAAATACCTTGACAAAATGAAAGGCATTATTGATGGATTTAGGGTGGGGACTGATTACAATATCCATATGCTGGACAATGGTCTGATGTATGGGGGAGAAGAGGGCATAGCTTTGACATGGATGGATGCCGTTAATTCAGATGGACCTGTTACGCCCAGGATCGGATGTCCCGTGGAAATCAATGCGCTCTGGTACAATGCACTTTGTTTTTATCATGAGCTGTCCGGAGATGAAGAGATCAAATCAATTGCCGACTTGGTCAAAAAATCCTTTAATGAGGTCTTTTGGGATGAAAAAAGAGGTTACCTCGCCGATTATGTAGACGGAAACTACAAGGATTGGTCAGTAAGACCCAATATGATTTTTGCCACTTCACTGCCTTACTCTCCATTGGAAGAAAGCCAGATGGATTCTATTTTGGAAATCGTCAAATCAAAATTGCTTACGAAAAGAGGGTTGCGCTCATTGTCCCCTGATGATCCGGGATACAAAGGGTATTACCATGGCAATCAATACACCAGAGACCTGGCATATCACAATGGAACGGTATGGGCCTGGCTATTGGGCCATTTTGTAGAGGGGTATCTCAGGCTTCATGGGAAATCAGGAAAGCATTTCGTGGAGAAGATCATTCAAGGATTTGATGAGGTAATGAGCCAATATGGCATTGGGACAGTGGCTGAGATTTATGATGGTGATCCTCCCCATAGGCCTAAGGGATCCATATCCCAGGCCTGGAGTGTTGGTGAATTGTTACGAATGATGTATTTGGTCAAAAAATTATAA
- a CDS encoding dihydroorotase has product MKSILITGANIVNEGQITRSDILVKDGLIYNVGPDLSGFDADLRIDASGKYIFPGIIDDQVHFREPGLTHKADIYTESKAAVAGGVTSYMEMPNTVPQSITIELLEEKFKIASEKSLANYSFFFGATNDNIEEILKVDPENVCGIKVFQGSSTGNMLVDNPESLERIFAECKLLIATHSENDNIIKANLEKFKKEYGENIPVKFHPIIRSEEACYDASKKVVDLARKYGTKLHVLHISTGKEVDLFDNTLPLEEKRITAEACIHHLWFSDEDYEEKGNLIKWNPAVKTKADRDRILQGVLEGNIDVIATDHAPHTLEEKAQPYTSAPSGGPLVQHSLVAMLDLYHQGKIRLDQIAQKMCHNVAILFEIEKRGYIRPGYYADLVIVDLDKPWKVEKSNILAKCGWSPFEGHTFRSQVTHTIVSGHLVYENGEFHEEKKGMRLKFSRKIKD; this is encoded by the coding sequence ATGAAAAGTATACTGATAACCGGTGCAAATATAGTAAATGAAGGACAGATTACCCGTTCTGATATTTTGGTGAAGGATGGATTGATCTATAACGTGGGTCCTGATCTCTCAGGTTTTGATGCTGACCTGCGTATTGATGCCTCCGGGAAGTATATATTTCCGGGGATTATTGATGATCAGGTGCATTTCAGGGAACCCGGACTTACCCACAAAGCCGACATTTATACAGAAAGCAAAGCTGCTGTTGCAGGAGGGGTGACTTCTTATATGGAAATGCCCAATACAGTGCCGCAGAGCATTACCATTGAATTGTTGGAAGAGAAATTTAAAATCGCTTCCGAGAAATCACTTGCTAACTATTCCTTCTTTTTTGGGGCTACCAATGATAACATAGAAGAAATCCTAAAGGTAGACCCTGAGAATGTATGCGGCATTAAAGTATTCCAAGGTTCTTCCACTGGCAATATGCTGGTGGATAATCCGGAAAGTCTGGAGAGGATTTTTGCGGAGTGCAAACTTTTGATTGCTACCCATAGCGAGAATGACAACATCATCAAGGCAAACCTCGAAAAATTCAAAAAGGAATACGGTGAAAATATTCCCGTGAAGTTTCATCCGATCATCCGTTCAGAAGAAGCCTGCTATGATGCCTCCAAAAAGGTGGTTGATTTGGCCAGGAAATATGGTACTAAACTCCATGTGCTCCATATAAGCACAGGCAAAGAGGTGGACCTTTTTGATAATACCCTTCCATTGGAAGAAAAAAGGATTACAGCGGAAGCATGTATCCACCATCTTTGGTTTTCTGATGAGGATTATGAAGAAAAAGGCAATCTCATCAAATGGAATCCGGCTGTAAAGACCAAAGCCGACAGGGACAGGATCCTTCAGGGAGTTCTGGAAGGGAATATTGATGTGATTGCCACGGACCATGCGCCCCATACCCTGGAAGAGAAGGCTCAGCCCTATACTTCAGCTCCTTCAGGAGGGCCTTTGGTCCAACACAGCCTGGTAGCCATGCTGGATCTTTATCATCAGGGCAAGATAAGGCTAGATCAGATAGCCCAGAAAATGTGTCATAATGTGGCCATCCTTTTTGAAATAGAAAAGAGGGGCTATATCAGGCCGGGATACTATGCCGATTTGGTCATTGTGGATTTGGATAAGCCCTGGAAAGTGGAAAAAAGCAACATTCTGGCCAAATGTGGATGGTCTCCTTTTGAAGGGCATACCTTCCGTTCCCAGGTTACCCACACGATTGTTTCCGGACATTTGGTGTACGAAAACGGCGAATTTCATGAAGAAAAGAAAGGGATGCGTCTAAAATTTTCCAGAAAAATTAAAGACTGA
- a CDS encoding DEAD/DEAH box helicase, with translation MSDSTPTFENFKLNKQLLEAVNETGYSKPTPIQEKAIPLALSGHDVLGIAQTGTGKTAAYVLPLLMKVKYAQGMHTRALILAPTRELVMQIEEAVVTFGKYTDLRYVCLYGGLGPKTQIEKLQQGVDIIISTPGRFMDLYKKGEIFTKEIKTMILDEADKMLDMGFMPQIRAILEVIPVKRQNLLFSATFGPKVERLSHEFLEFPERVEVAPQATTAETIQQVKYEVPNIKTKINLLIHLLEDPSLNRVIIFTKSRKNAESVYSYLERKKIGEIRVIHANKGQNTRINSMEDFKSGEVRILVATDVAARGLDISMVSHVINFDVPLIYEDYVHRIGRTGRAENEGFAITFVNPAEEYHFEKIQDIIRMEVPRVQIPSEVEITPTPFEEKQGYEREIDNQKKKENPDYKGAFHEKKVKHKPSQQKKEKRGNKNSKAKRNRNQLKTQGKYKNK, from the coding sequence ATGTCTGATAGCACGCCTACTTTCGAAAATTTCAAATTAAATAAACAGCTTTTGGAGGCAGTAAATGAGACTGGCTATTCCAAACCTACTCCTATTCAGGAAAAGGCTATTCCATTGGCCCTATCAGGCCATGACGTTTTGGGTATCGCCCAAACAGGAACAGGAAAAACTGCTGCCTATGTGCTCCCTTTGCTCATGAAAGTAAAGTATGCACAGGGCATGCATACCCGTGCCCTTATTTTGGCACCGACAAGGGAATTGGTCATGCAAATTGAGGAAGCAGTAGTCACTTTTGGAAAATATACGGACCTCCGCTATGTCTGTCTTTATGGAGGACTTGGCCCAAAAACCCAGATCGAAAAACTCCAACAGGGAGTGGATATCATCATCTCCACCCCGGGAAGGTTCATGGACCTTTACAAAAAAGGAGAGATATTCACCAAGGAAATCAAAACCATGATCCTGGATGAAGCAGACAAGATGTTGGACATGGGATTCATGCCCCAGATCCGTGCTATTCTCGAAGTCATCCCGGTCAAAAGACAGAATTTATTGTTTTCTGCGACTTTTGGCCCAAAAGTAGAAAGGCTTTCGCACGAATTCCTGGAATTCCCTGAAAGGGTAGAAGTAGCCCCGCAGGCCACTACAGCAGAAACCATCCAACAGGTAAAATATGAAGTTCCCAACATTAAAACCAAGATCAATCTATTGATCCACCTCTTGGAGGATCCAAGCTTGAATAGGGTGATCATTTTTACCAAATCCAGAAAAAATGCAGAGTCGGTTTACAGTTACCTGGAAAGAAAAAAAATAGGTGAAATTAGAGTAATCCATGCAAACAAAGGTCAAAACACCCGCATCAACTCCATGGAAGACTTCAAGTCAGGAGAAGTGCGTATTTTGGTAGCCACCGATGTAGCAGCCAGGGGTCTTGACATCAGCATGGTCAGCCATGTAATCAATTTTGATGTGCCTTTGATTTATGAGGATTATGTTCACAGAATTGGCCGGACCGGTAGGGCTGAAAATGAAGGATTTGCCATCACCTTTGTCAACCCGGCAGAAGAATACCATTTCGAAAAAATCCAGGACATCATCCGAATGGAAGTTCCAAGGGTACAGATTCCTTCAGAGGTAGAAATTACCCCAACGCCTTTTGAAGAGAAACAGGGGTATGAAAGGGAAATAGACAACCAGAAAAAGAAGGAAAATCCTGATTACAAAGGAGCCTTCCATGAAAAAAAGGTAAAGCATAAACCATCCCAGCAAAAAAAGGAAAAAAGAGGGAATAAAAACTCCAAGGCCAAAAGGAACCGCAATCAGCTTAAAACGCAAGGAAAGTATAAGAATAAATAG
- a CDS encoding M28 family peptidase, translated as MKKRVLIASVLGLFLAIKGQAQDATALKYAATITAQDLERHLTYIASDELEGRDTGEKGQKLAAEYLANFYKDLGLKGPVEGSYFQKFNLSSVSYPEVNLTVGKQKLVQNEDFIFIGDANMSRLKRTDLVFLGLANEENLKKVDVKDKLVGLWAIGSRAQTVVPEVMQAGAAGIVIVTMEGQANFDRMANWYKSLSGKGRLGFEQPTKQEPIFLVSSEKMSTLFQTPVEILKEAAKNNPESIPSQKVSYLVKKQNKVVPTENVMAFLEGTDKKEEVLVISSHYDHVGINSKGEINNGADDDGSGTVAVMEIAEAFAMAAKDGFRPRRSILFLNVTGEEKGLLGSEYYSNHPIFPLENTVNNINIDMVGRIDYEYQDAENQEYIYVIGSEMLSSHLKVINEYNNITYTNLILDYRYDAEDDPNRFYYRSDHYNFAKHNIPVIFFFNGVHDDYHQPTDTVDKIEFPLMTKRTKLIFHTAWDLANRENRTPVDGTNNRGER; from the coding sequence ATGAAAAAACGAGTTTTAATTGCGTCGGTCCTGGGGTTGTTTTTGGCCATCAAGGGCCAGGCGCAGGATGCTACTGCCTTAAAGTATGCTGCTACAATTACGGCCCAGGATCTGGAAAGGCATCTGACTTATATTGCCTCAGATGAACTGGAGGGGAGAGATACCGGCGAAAAGGGCCAAAAGCTTGCTGCTGAATATCTTGCTAATTTCTACAAAGACCTTGGGCTGAAGGGGCCTGTGGAAGGAAGTTATTTCCAGAAGTTTAACCTGTCCTCAGTTTCTTATCCTGAGGTTAACCTTACTGTTGGAAAACAAAAACTCGTCCAAAATGAGGATTTTATATTTATTGGGGATGCAAATATGAGCCGATTGAAAAGAACCGATCTGGTTTTTTTGGGGCTTGCCAATGAGGAAAACCTTAAAAAAGTTGATGTCAAAGATAAATTGGTCGGACTATGGGCAATTGGGAGCAGGGCACAGACTGTGGTCCCAGAGGTCATGCAGGCCGGAGCCGCAGGGATTGTTATAGTGACAATGGAGGGACAGGCAAATTTTGATAGGATGGCAAATTGGTATAAGTCTTTAAGTGGTAAAGGGAGACTAGGTTTTGAACAACCTACCAAGCAAGAACCGATTTTTTTGGTGAGCAGTGAGAAAATGTCAACATTGTTTCAAACCCCGGTGGAAATTTTAAAGGAGGCAGCCAAGAATAATCCGGAGTCCATTCCTTCCCAAAAAGTTTCTTATTTGGTCAAAAAACAAAATAAGGTGGTGCCAACGGAAAATGTGATGGCATTCCTGGAAGGTACAGATAAAAAAGAAGAAGTTCTGGTCATTTCCTCCCATTATGATCACGTGGGAATCAATAGCAAAGGAGAAATCAATAATGGGGCAGATGATGATGGATCAGGAACGGTAGCAGTTATGGAAATTGCGGAAGCTTTTGCCATGGCCGCCAAAGATGGATTTAGACCAAGAAGAAGTATCCTGTTCTTAAATGTGACCGGTGAAGAAAAAGGATTGCTAGGATCTGAATATTATTCCAATCATCCCATTTTCCCATTAGAAAACACAGTCAACAACATCAATATTGACATGGTGGGAAGGATAGATTATGAGTATCAAGACGCGGAAAATCAAGAATACATCTATGTGATCGGATCAGAGATGCTTTCATCCCACCTTAAGGTGATCAATGAATACAACAATATCACTTATACCAATTTGATTTTGGATTATAGGTATGATGCCGAAGATGATCCTAACAGATTCTATTACAGATCTGATCATTATAACTTTGCCAAACACAACATCCCGGTAATCTTCTTCTTCAATGGGGTGCATGATGATTATCATCAGCCTACAGATACTGTTGATAAGATTGAATTCCCGTTGATGACCAAAAGGACCAAGCTTATTTTCCATACCGCTTGGGATTTGGCCAACAGGGAAAATAGAACTCCGGTTGATGGCACCAATAACAGAGGGGAAAGATAA
- the gcvP gene encoding aminomethyl-transferring glycine dehydrogenase produces the protein MKINLHPTTKFENRHNGPSQEEVSKMLQAIGAASLDELIDQTIPKSIQLEKALDLPSAKSEAAFLKDFKSLASKNKIFKSFIGLGYYDTLVPGVILRNILENPGWYTAYTPYQAEIAQGRLEALINYQTMVMDLTGMEMANASLLDEATAAAEAMTMLYASKPKEKKNAHKFFVDEKIFPQTKDLLVTRSTPIGIELVIAPLAQLDLTDPELFGIMLQYPNLDGEVIDHSALVASAKENHVLTAFSTDLLSLTLLTPPGEMGADVVVGTSQRFGVPMGYGGPHAAFFATKEAYKRQVPGRIIGVSVDKDGNKAYRMALQTREQHIKREKATSNICTAQVLLAVMAGMYSVYHGPKGLKEIAERTHGLAQLTAKALQVIGFEQANNIYFDTIKIKVDDVQQSKIKAFALSAEMNFRYEEGAIFLSFDEAKTVEDVKAVVEVFAKSTNLKASIDWNSLIESLEVNYPDTLERKSQYLSHPVFNQYHSEHEMLRYIKRLENKDLSLVHSMISLGSCTMKLNATTEMIPVTWPEFGQLHPFAPQDQAAGYYEMFQNLRNWLTEITGFADTSLQPNSGAQGEYAGLMVIRAYHMSRGDHHRNIALIPTSAHGTNPASAVMAGMRVVLVKCDEKGNIDVDDLRSKAEEHKNELSALMVTYPSTHGVFEEAIQEICQIIHDNGGQVYMDGANMNAQVGLTSPGRIGADVCHLNLHKTFCIPHGGGGPGMGPICVAKHLAPFLPGNPLVKTGGTQAIHAISAAPFGSASILPISYAYIAMMGGEGLTNATKIAILNANYIKARLEQHYPILYTGANGRAAHEMILDCRAFKEFGIEVEDIAKRLMDYGFHAPTVSFPVAGTLMVEPTESETMAELDRFCDAMIAIRAEIREVQDGIADKENNVLKNAPHTAALALADNWNFPYSREKAVYPLPYVKGNKFWPSVRRIDSAYGDRNLVCSCIPVEEYAETTAE, from the coding sequence ATGAAAATTAATCTCCATCCCACTACCAAATTTGAAAATAGACACAATGGGCCTTCTCAGGAGGAAGTTTCCAAAATGCTTCAAGCAATCGGTGCGGCTTCTTTGGATGAGCTGATTGATCAGACCATTCCAAAATCCATCCAATTGGAGAAAGCCCTCGATCTCCCTTCTGCCAAATCAGAAGCAGCATTCTTGAAGGATTTCAAATCCCTGGCTTCTAAAAATAAAATATTCAAATCATTTATTGGCCTGGGTTATTATGACACTTTAGTACCTGGGGTAATATTGAGAAATATCCTTGAAAATCCAGGATGGTACACAGCTTATACTCCTTACCAAGCTGAAATAGCCCAGGGAAGATTGGAAGCTTTGATCAACTATCAGACCATGGTGATGGACCTGACCGGAATGGAAATGGCCAATGCTTCTTTGTTGGATGAAGCGACTGCTGCAGCTGAAGCCATGACCATGCTTTATGCTTCCAAGCCCAAAGAGAAGAAAAATGCCCATAAGTTTTTTGTGGACGAGAAAATATTCCCTCAAACCAAAGACTTATTGGTAACCAGGTCTACACCTATCGGAATCGAATTGGTGATCGCGCCTTTGGCCCAACTTGACCTGACAGATCCGGAATTGTTTGGTATTATGTTGCAATATCCAAACTTGGATGGAGAAGTAATTGACCATAGCGCCTTGGTAGCTTCTGCCAAAGAAAATCACGTATTGACTGCTTTTTCAACTGACCTACTGAGCTTGACCCTATTAACCCCTCCAGGCGAAATGGGTGCAGATGTAGTAGTGGGAACCAGCCAGAGATTTGGTGTACCGATGGGATATGGAGGGCCACATGCTGCATTCTTCGCTACCAAAGAGGCTTACAAAAGACAAGTACCCGGCAGGATCATCGGTGTTTCCGTAGACAAAGACGGCAACAAGGCATACAGAATGGCTTTGCAGACCCGGGAACAGCACATCAAAAGAGAAAAAGCTACTTCCAATATCTGTACTGCACAGGTATTGTTAGCTGTAATGGCAGGCATGTATTCCGTTTATCATGGCCCTAAAGGCCTGAAGGAAATTGCGGAAAGGACTCATGGATTGGCCCAACTTACAGCCAAAGCACTCCAGGTAATCGGCTTCGAGCAAGCAAACAATATTTATTTTGACACCATTAAAATCAAGGTGGATGATGTGCAACAATCCAAAATAAAGGCTTTTGCACTGTCTGCTGAAATGAATTTCAGATATGAGGAGGGCGCCATCTTCCTGTCATTTGATGAAGCCAAAACGGTAGAAGATGTTAAAGCGGTTGTGGAAGTATTTGCCAAATCTACCAATCTAAAGGCAAGTATTGACTGGAATTCCTTAATTGAAAGCCTGGAGGTGAATTATCCGGATACTTTGGAAAGAAAATCCCAATACCTGAGCCACCCTGTTTTCAATCAGTACCATTCTGAGCATGAAATGCTCAGATATATCAAGAGGCTGGAAAACAAAGACCTTTCCCTGGTGCACTCTATGATTTCATTGGGCTCTTGTACCATGAAATTGAATGCTACCACAGAAATGATCCCCGTTACCTGGCCTGAATTCGGTCAATTGCATCCATTTGCACCACAGGATCAGGCAGCAGGATATTATGAGATGTTCCAAAATCTAAGAAACTGGTTGACTGAAATAACCGGTTTTGCTGATACTTCTTTGCAGCCAAATTCCGGGGCTCAAGGTGAATATGCCGGTCTGATGGTAATCAGGGCCTATCACATGAGCAGAGGTGACCATCATAGAAATATCGCATTGATCCCAACATCTGCACACGGAACCAACCCGGCCTCAGCGGTAATGGCCGGAATGAGAGTGGTTTTGGTAAAATGTGACGAAAAAGGAAATATCGACGTCGATGACCTCAGGTCAAAGGCCGAAGAACATAAAAATGAGCTTTCTGCCTTGATGGTGACCTATCCATCTACCCACGGTGTATTTGAAGAGGCTATCCAGGAGATATGTCAGATCATCCATGACAATGGAGGACAGGTATATATGGATGGTGCTAATATGAATGCCCAGGTAGGTTTGACAAGTCCGGGCAGAATCGGCGCTGATGTTTGCCACCTGAACCTGCACAAAACATTCTGTATTCCTCACGGTGGTGGTGGACCTGGCATGGGACCAATCTGTGTGGCCAAACACTTAGCTCCTTTCTTGCCAGGAAATCCATTGGTAAAAACAGGTGGTACGCAGGCGATACATGCCATTTCGGCTGCTCCATTTGGAAGTGCTTCTATCCTTCCTATTTCCTATGCATACATAGCGATGATGGGCGGTGAGGGATTGACCAATGCCACCAAAATTGCTATTCTCAATGCCAACTACATCAAGGCACGGTTAGAGCAACACTATCCTATCCTATACACTGGAGCCAATGGAAGGGCTGCTCATGAAATGATCCTGGATTGCAGGGCTTTCAAAGAATTCGGCATAGAAGTAGAAGACATTGCTAAGCGATTGATGGACTATGGTTTCCACGCGCCAACAGTATCTTTCCCGGTTGCAGGTACTTTGATGGTAGAGCCAACCGAATCCGAAACGATGGCTGAATTAGACAGATTCTGTGATGCCATGATTGCCATCAGGGCGGAAATCCGGGAAGTACAAGATGGGATTGCTGATAAAGAAAATAATGTGTTGAAAAATGCACCCCATACAGCAGCATTAGCTTTGGCGGACAACTGGAACTTCCCATACAGCAGAGAGAAAGCTGTCTATCCCCTTCCTTATGTAAAAGGCAATAAGTTCTGGCCTTCTGTAAGGAGAATTGATTCAGCTTATGGTGACAGAAACCTGGTGTGCAGCTGTATTCCGGTGGAAGAATATGCAGAAACAACAGCAGAATAA
- a CDS encoding IS256 family transposase codes for MKKEDLLNDDFLKQFRTAGELNSFLQQLQKRAVEKMLEGELDAHLGYEKHQNSDNPNSRNGYSTKTIKNTFGETEIRVPRDRDGSFEPALVPKRRSMAEGVENVIISMYAKGMSNQDIEEQIRELYDINVSSSTISRVTGAVAEDIVAWRNRPLDPVYLIVWMDGISFKVRENSKVVNKTVYIAVGLRTNGLKEILGLWLGKNESSAFWMGVLTDLKARGVEDILITATDNLNGFTDTIKASFPQSVTQICVVHQIRNACRYVAWKDRRAFTRDMKEIYTAPTKDAAWAALNDFAKKWESKYAYAIKSWRDNWDELTVFFDYPAEIRKIIYTTNLIENLNGKIRKYTKNKLSFPTDDAVMKSVFLAAREASKKWTMPIRDWGAILNSFLLIFGDRVRLLDT; via the coding sequence ATGAAAAAAGAAGATCTCCTAAATGATGACTTCCTCAAGCAGTTCAGGACTGCCGGGGAGCTTAATTCCTTCCTTCAACAGCTTCAGAAAAGAGCCGTTGAGAAAATGCTTGAAGGTGAGCTGGATGCCCATCTTGGCTATGAAAAGCATCAGAATTCCGATAATCCCAATTCAAGGAACGGCTATTCCACCAAAACAATAAAAAATACTTTTGGAGAGACTGAAATCAGAGTCCCGAGAGACCGGGACGGCAGCTTTGAGCCTGCCCTTGTGCCCAAACGCAGAAGCATGGCGGAGGGCGTTGAAAACGTGATCATATCCATGTATGCCAAGGGAATGTCAAACCAGGACATCGAGGAACAGATCCGGGAGCTTTATGACATCAATGTTTCCTCCTCCACCATCTCAAGGGTTACCGGTGCCGTAGCGGAGGATATTGTTGCATGGAGAAACAGGCCGCTTGACCCTGTATACCTGATCGTTTGGATGGATGGTATATCCTTCAAAGTCAGGGAGAACTCCAAAGTGGTCAACAAGACCGTTTATATTGCCGTTGGCCTCAGAACTAACGGCCTTAAAGAGATCCTAGGCCTTTGGCTTGGCAAGAATGAATCTTCGGCTTTCTGGATGGGGGTACTCACCGACCTGAAAGCCAGAGGGGTTGAAGATATTCTCATAACGGCAACTGACAACCTGAACGGGTTTACTGATACGATAAAAGCTTCATTCCCCCAATCAGTCACTCAGATATGTGTCGTCCACCAGATCAGAAACGCATGTAGATATGTCGCATGGAAAGACCGCAGGGCGTTTACAAGGGATATGAAGGAAATTTATACCGCCCCTACAAAAGATGCTGCTTGGGCTGCCCTGAACGATTTTGCCAAAAAATGGGAATCCAAATACGCTTATGCCATCAAAAGCTGGAGGGACAACTGGGATGAACTCACCGTTTTCTTCGATTACCCGGCAGAAATCCGCAAAATCATCTATACCACCAACCTGATTGAAAATCTCAATGGAAAGATCAGAAAATACACCAAAAACAAGCTCTCTTTCCCGACAGATGATGCCGTAATGAAGTCTGTTTTTCTCGCTGCAAGAGAAGCATCGAAAAAATGGACTATGCCTATCAGAGACTGGGGAGCTATTCTTAACAGTTTCCTGCTTATATTTGGTGATAGGGTCAGGCTTCTTGATACCTGA
- a CDS encoding DUF4834 family protein — protein MGFIFKFLLIAIALSWIFSKLLQFFLRSKLKQFVDHANNLKREEELRKKGRSGKGEVNVDHIPRDYQEKRAKEIKGGDYIDYEEVKD, from the coding sequence ATGGGATTTATATTTAAATTTCTTTTGATTGCCATTGCCCTGTCCTGGATATTCTCCAAACTTTTGCAGTTTTTCTTAAGAAGTAAACTGAAGCAGTTTGTGGATCATGCCAATAACCTGAAAAGGGAAGAGGAGCTGAGAAAAAAAGGCAGGTCTGGAAAAGGAGAGGTCAATGTGGACCATATTCCAAGAGATTACCAGGAAAAAAGGGCCAAGGAAATCAAAGGAGGAGATTATATTGATTACGAGGAAGTGAAGGATTAA